A genomic stretch from Flavobacterium humidisoli includes:
- a CDS encoding type VI secretion system Vgr family protein, whose protein sequence is MAHFSEQVHITIGGFTQNVVYYDLKLSQKMADHHHFSFVWQYTGKAVINPADQAKALRTYLGDEVIFTFKSLTGIRLMSKGIITELSSIDLDGSPAGLHVSGVSHSIVIDDMKKSRTFKDRSMDEIVLGIFAEGPGEFYQRDSIKSTYLKEFRNLLQYNETSFEFLKRIAKRYGQWFYFDGMRMQFGQTKTSQTKLINGASLHSFKIQANMSSHKISLNGYDYENVATFRDAAVKTSSGSKDSFAAIVGYNQGTVANSDLNNGAYTANATNKQELEEMIKLQTAGSDANSVYYSGTSYFPIGLGQVFTIVNQTVVHELIAIEVVHHSQVHGNYSCEFKAIPADVSAPHYTDVFVYAKAETQPAQVKDNNDPEGLGRVQVEFYGASGTAVTDWIRMVQPYSGSGKGFYFVPEIGEEVLIGFEGNNVQNPYVIGAQYNGQDSSGYADAQNNIKAIHTRSGHIIKFTEDESIIIADKNGNEIVMDTVGGNISITANNTIDLNAQNINFNASQNISVSAGMNITESAGADKTSVVGMMLNTTVGGDSMLSVTGNFMESIEGNKEVHTEKEITFNSQMGMEYSSGGEIQKHSQKEIKLNSAEKSNFF, encoded by the coding sequence ATGGCACATTTTTCAGAACAAGTACATATAACTATAGGAGGTTTTACCCAAAACGTTGTTTATTATGATTTAAAGCTATCTCAAAAAATGGCCGATCATCATCATTTTTCGTTTGTTTGGCAATACACGGGTAAAGCAGTAATTAATCCGGCAGATCAGGCAAAAGCACTTAGAACCTATCTTGGTGATGAGGTGATTTTTACCTTTAAAAGTCTTACCGGAATTAGACTAATGAGTAAAGGAATCATTACGGAACTTTCTTCTATTGATCTTGATGGAAGTCCAGCTGGATTGCACGTTTCTGGTGTAAGCCACAGTATTGTAATTGACGATATGAAAAAGTCAAGAACATTTAAAGATCGTAGCATGGATGAAATTGTGCTTGGAATTTTTGCTGAAGGACCTGGAGAGTTTTATCAGAGAGATTCTATTAAATCAACCTATCTTAAAGAATTTAGAAACCTCTTGCAATATAACGAAACTAGCTTTGAGTTCTTAAAAAGAATTGCTAAGCGTTATGGGCAATGGTTTTATTTTGATGGAATGCGTATGCAGTTTGGACAAACAAAAACTAGCCAGACCAAGTTGATTAATGGGGCTTCATTGCATAGCTTTAAGATACAAGCAAATATGAGCTCGCATAAGATTTCGCTGAATGGTTATGATTACGAAAATGTAGCAACCTTTCGTGATGCTGCCGTTAAGACTTCATCTGGAAGTAAAGATAGTTTTGCTGCTATTGTAGGTTATAATCAGGGAACCGTAGCAAATTCTGATTTAAATAATGGTGCTTATACTGCAAATGCTACAAATAAGCAAGAACTGGAGGAAATGATAAAACTGCAAACTGCGGGTAGTGATGCCAATAGTGTATATTACAGTGGTACATCTTATTTTCCAATTGGTCTTGGACAAGTGTTTACAATAGTAAATCAAACGGTAGTGCATGAATTAATTGCTATTGAAGTTGTACACCATTCTCAAGTTCACGGAAATTATTCTTGTGAATTTAAAGCTATTCCGGCCGATGTATCGGCTCCACATTATACAGATGTTTTTGTATATGCGAAAGCGGAAACACAGCCTGCACAGGTAAAAGATAATAACGATCCTGAAGGGTTAGGACGTGTGCAAGTAGAGTTTTATGGTGCAAGCGGTACAGCAGTTACAGATTGGATAAGAATGGTACAGCCTTATTCTGGTTCTGGAAAAGGATTTTATTTTGTTCCTGAAATTGGAGAGGAAGTTTTAATTGGTTTTGAAGGCAATAATGTTCAAAATCCTTATGTAATTGGTGCGCAATATAATGGACAAGACTCAAGCGGTTATGCCGATGCGCAGAATAATATAAAAGCAATTCATACCAGAAGCGGACACATTATAAAATTTACTGAAGATGAAAGCATTATAATTGCCGATAAAAACGGTAATGAAATAGTAATGGATACTGTTGGTGGTAATATTAGCATTACAGCAAATAACACAATTGACCTTAATGCACAAAATATCAATTTTAATGCTTCGCAAAATATTAGTGTAAGCGCTGGAATGAATATTACAGAAAGTGCTGGTGCTGATAAAACTAGTGTTGTAGGTATGATGCTTAATACAACAGTTGGAGGAGACAGCATGTTATCAGTTACAGGAAACTTTATGGAAAGTATTGAAGGTAATAAAGAAGTGCATACAGAAAAGGAAATAACTTTCAATAGCCAAATGGGAATGGAGTATTCATCTGGTGGAGAGATACAGAAACATTCACAAAAAGAAATAAAATTAAATAGCGCAGAAAAATCTAATTTCTTTTAA
- a CDS encoding DUF5458 family protein → MSSKEAYKGDLDTAVLEPKAVKGISIEKNVEKLAKYGGFDLLEMAIEGVQNLNPERKARRKIFLGEVNKAKERETLLKTLELWSSVLSNNEALTDMVAQSEDKCKESEALLQKNLAKAVEDTREIEAAYRTLALFFKNTETDKVKNVTIVNAELDQLKDLDNTRFIDAIHSELVDNYDRLDLKNNYGILVIPGYLGSNKVIEKWAKIAHENKVMLVTDFEHLDEPDDVMEMFDAASLTGGDVYRSNVIMTCNWLVGRGRFDQIGESEDLHVAPSAALAGKIYKTLMSQVTAGKKFGGINEVDGVKFDLKKSEIANLENLGLVPMVNEYGKVMAFSAKTLFSGDNLGLQTYSVVRVFDYVTKVLMDFLNRRAFENFTAKTRKEIMNQIVAFLDGITGPDKLIENFEIRRFEQDPIQKDRIYMDIHMKPYFPAKNFLIKMDGHKGDDGTEWDTDYEQK, encoded by the coding sequence ATGTCAAGTAAAGAAGCATATAAAGGAGATCTGGATACAGCAGTATTAGAACCTAAAGCAGTAAAAGGAATTTCAATTGAAAAAAATGTTGAAAAACTAGCTAAATACGGTGGTTTCGATTTGCTGGAAATGGCAATTGAAGGAGTTCAAAACCTTAATCCAGAGAGAAAAGCAAGAAGAAAAATCTTTTTAGGAGAAGTAAATAAAGCTAAAGAAAGAGAAACACTTTTAAAAACTTTGGAGCTTTGGTCTTCTGTTTTAAGCAATAATGAAGCTTTGACTGACATGGTGGCTCAAAGTGAGGACAAGTGTAAAGAATCTGAAGCTTTGCTTCAAAAAAACCTTGCAAAAGCTGTTGAAGATACAAGAGAGATTGAAGCAGCTTACAGAACATTGGCTTTATTCTTTAAAAATACAGAAACAGATAAAGTAAAAAATGTGACGATTGTAAATGCAGAACTGGATCAATTAAAAGATCTTGACAATACACGTTTTATTGATGCAATTCACTCAGAGTTGGTAGATAATTACGATCGTTTGGATCTTAAAAATAACTACGGAATTTTGGTAATTCCTGGATATTTAGGTTCTAATAAAGTAATTGAAAAATGGGCAAAAATTGCGCATGAAAATAAAGTAATGTTAGTTACAGATTTCGAACACCTTGACGAACCGGATGATGTAATGGAAATGTTTGACGCCGCTTCTTTAACAGGAGGAGATGTTTACCGTTCTAACGTAATCATGACTTGTAACTGGCTGGTTGGACGTGGTAGATTTGATCAAATTGGAGAAAGCGAAGATTTACACGTGGCGCCTTCTGCAGCATTGGCAGGAAAAATATACAAAACATTAATGTCTCAAGTTACTGCAGGTAAGAAATTTGGTGGAATTAATGAAGTAGATGGAGTAAAATTTGATCTTAAGAAAAGCGAAATCGCAAATCTTGAAAACTTAGGTTTGGTTCCAATGGTAAACGAGTATGGAAAAGTAATGGCTTTCTCTGCTAAAACATTATTCAGTGGCGATAACTTAGGTTTACAAACTTATTCTGTAGTTCGTGTTTTTGATTATGTGACAAAAGTATTAATGGATTTCCTTAATCGTCGTGCTTTCGAAAACTTTACAGCAAAAACACGTAAAGAAATTATGAATCAGATTGTTGCTTTCCTTGACGGAATCACAGGTCCGGATAAATTAATTGAGAATTTTGAAATCCGCAGATTCGAGCAAGATCCAATTCAAAAAGACAGAATTTATATGGATATCCACATGAAACCATATTTTCCTGCTAAAAACTTCCTTATTAAAATGGATGGGCACAAAGGAGATGACGGAACAGAATGGGATACAGATTACGAGCAAAAATAA
- the tssO gene encoding type VI secretion system TssO: MEVLNKQERQKAFIAFLIAFILTFCVMLLAVSFNFYMPVAENKMLKAENEMMKREYDYQTNFSVKIDSIRMTIDSINSPKVDNDFQQRLANVMIANIYQKVPKDTTENKKLYNNVILAYKNIIDYKKQIRSLTHNSHLIDSLNQSAKTYKEELEKVSRDLDVCRQIYQNQ; this comes from the coding sequence ATGGAAGTATTAAATAAACAAGAACGCCAGAAAGCTTTTATCGCTTTTTTAATTGCCTTTATCCTAACTTTTTGCGTTATGCTGCTTGCAGTTTCGTTCAATTTTTACATGCCGGTAGCAGAAAATAAAATGCTGAAAGCAGAAAACGAAATGATGAAAAGAGAATACGATTATCAAACTAATTTTTCGGTTAAAATAGACAGCATCAGAATGACAATCGATTCGATCAATTCACCAAAGGTAGATAACGATTTTCAGCAACGTCTGGCGAATGTCATGATTGCCAATATTTATCAAAAAGTACCAAAAGACACTACTGAAAACAAAAAGCTATATAACAATGTTATTCTGGCGTACAAGAATATTATTGATTATAAAAAACAAATTAGAAGCCTAACACACAATTCGCACTTAATAGACAGTTTGAACCAGTCGGCTAAAACATACAAAGAAGAATTAGAAAAAGTAAGCAGAGATTTAGATGTATGTCGTCAGATTTATCAAAATCAATAA
- a CDS encoding type VI secretion system baseplate subunit TssF → MRQDRIKDRVLKRAARSWGFSDVEMETSFDPVVSMMLNALSYELEKVAHELEDSKTRVVERVLEIMFPEVTAGVKPARAILHALPLENNMKVSLQNQMSANRRIHNIYNPLAPITKEIALSPTLEVKLSSAEVKYIAYERNLFEISNLFYKDSIRDYKHSLPSGIVFMGIELKNPKALDLEDLMLYIDIKNTHQKEMFHYYLKQMKCFQDDLQITVQEGYNVPINNIDIENIINRNYTHLSEIMQEVNEFYFDNFYTLKGELKHKPISEYGEEYKCFEAITNRNDNPIIWVKMVFPESLIPQILDNVSFTANCFPVINKKKHIINKTLGNFLSYIALETDNNIYLDVDTVVDGFNNHYEIKEFKDGVIEEGNAVLRTGGVSRFDSRSASELLQNVLDLLKDESSSFAGLGKDFMNSSLVEINQLLASVEQQAKESSFSKNNDPYLMIKPKFEESLGKSFSIHYWSTCAEAGNDIKAGTVLETKEDLQFVSKEAVLITNTVGGMNKQNNKDRILAYRNALLTRGRIVTFADIKAFGFNHFKSCILDIKIEKGTRKEISVKAGFSRTVDIHLKVNPIEKEYLSATEWDYLCESFMKNLKNRSSNVFPYRLFIENE, encoded by the coding sequence ATGAGACAAGATCGAATAAAAGACAGAGTACTAAAAAGAGCAGCTAGGTCATGGGGCTTTTCAGATGTGGAGATGGAAACATCTTTTGATCCTGTGGTATCAATGATGCTAAATGCATTGTCTTATGAGTTGGAGAAAGTAGCTCATGAGCTCGAAGACTCAAAAACCCGCGTAGTGGAAAGGGTTTTAGAAATCATGTTTCCAGAAGTTACGGCAGGAGTGAAGCCGGCAAGAGCAATATTACATGCATTGCCATTAGAAAATAATATGAAAGTTTCCTTGCAGAATCAAATGTCGGCAAATCGAAGAATTCATAATATTTACAATCCTTTAGCTCCAATAACCAAAGAAATAGCGCTTTCGCCAACATTAGAAGTAAAACTATCTTCTGCTGAGGTAAAGTATATTGCGTACGAGAGAAACTTATTCGAAATTTCGAATCTCTTTTATAAAGATTCGATTCGAGATTATAAGCATTCTCTTCCTTCTGGTATCGTATTTATGGGCATTGAATTGAAAAATCCAAAAGCATTGGATTTGGAAGATTTAATGCTGTACATAGATATTAAAAATACGCATCAGAAAGAGATGTTTCATTACTACCTGAAACAAATGAAGTGTTTTCAGGATGATTTGCAAATTACGGTACAAGAGGGATATAATGTTCCTATAAATAACATTGATATAGAAAACATTATAAACCGTAATTATACGCATTTGAGCGAGATAATGCAGGAAGTAAATGAGTTTTATTTTGATAATTTTTACACACTAAAAGGAGAATTAAAACATAAGCCTATTAGTGAATATGGAGAAGAATACAAATGTTTTGAAGCGATAACAAATAGAAATGATAATCCTATTATTTGGGTGAAGATGGTTTTTCCAGAATCTTTAATTCCTCAAATATTAGATAATGTTTCTTTTACTGCAAATTGCTTTCCGGTAATTAATAAAAAGAAGCATATTATAAATAAAACGCTTGGTAATTTCTTGTCGTACATTGCATTGGAAACAGATAATAATATCTATTTGGATGTTGATACTGTTGTCGATGGATTCAATAATCATTATGAAATAAAAGAATTTAAAGATGGTGTTATTGAAGAAGGAAATGCAGTATTAAGAACGGGTGGAGTTTCTAGATTTGATTCTAGAAGTGCATCAGAACTGCTTCAAAACGTATTAGATCTTTTAAAAGATGAAAGTTCTTCTTTTGCAGGTTTAGGAAAAGATTTTATGAATAGCTCTTTGGTTGAAATTAATCAGCTTTTGGCCTCTGTAGAACAGCAGGCTAAAGAAAGTAGTTTTTCTAAAAATAATGATCCTTATTTAATGATTAAACCTAAATTTGAGGAATCTTTAGGGAAATCATTTTCAATACATTATTGGTCTACTTGTGCAGAAGCGGGGAATGATATAAAAGCAGGAACTGTTTTAGAAACCAAAGAAGATTTGCAGTTTGTAAGCAAAGAAGCCGTACTGATTACCAATACGGTTGGTGGAATGAACAAACAAAATAATAAAGATAGAATCTTAGCATATCGTAATGCTTTGTTAACACGTGGCAGAATTGTGACGTTTGCAGATATTAAAGCATTTGGATTTAATCATTTTAAAAGTTGCATTTTAGATATTAAAATAGAAAAAGGAACTCGAAAAGAGATCTCTGTAAAAGCAGGTTTTAGCCGAACGGTCGATATTCATTTAAAAGTAAATCCGATTGAGAAAGAGTATCTATCAGCAACCGAATGGGATTATTTGTGTGAAAGTTTTATGAAGAACTTAAAAAATAGATCTTCAAACGTATTTCCGTATCGTCTTTTTATAGAAAATGAATAA
- a CDS encoding cytochrome-c peroxidase: MKLKYFSFLFLALCLFFSCQKKETSKTTINQNLLVDLNKLSNEIIQFQKLVDRNASPNEIVEQFKKSRLFYKKVEWAIEYFIPETARFMNGPALDEMELEENRSFEPHGFQVIEDMIYPEYKIEDKENVIRELNIFQSNIKQLKTTFEVITISDDYVLDALEQNIFRVIALGITGFDSPILQSSIPEAGESLLSISKPLEIINSDNKSLVDLKKLIAAAQQYCKENNNFNAFDRAFFITEYLNPISKKIKTFQKELNIKNVKKTSPLKPEIETLFDKNAFDVNAFVLSKDYNYTTDKAKLGEKLFYDTNLSKNNDRSCASCHHPEKAFTDGLKTNVSLTGSNLARNTPTLTYASLQNAQFWDMRQLDLEKQSVDVIQNKDEMHGSMDAIHAKILLNNEYISLFKKAFPKTSKPEAWQIQNAIASYVRSLNAFDSRFDEYMRGNKNALNNQEIEGMNLFMGKAKCATCHFTPLFNGTVPPSYSKSEHEVIGTPQDVSGKKLSVDQGRYLYNKMPQLVGAFKTPTVRNAAITAPYMHNGVFKTLEEVVDFYNKGGGQGLGYEVENQTLPFDELKMTKMEEKALVAFMKTLTDKKYQ; encoded by the coding sequence ATGAAATTAAAATATTTTTCATTTCTATTTTTAGCCCTTTGTTTGTTCTTTTCATGTCAAAAAAAGGAAACTTCCAAAACAACAATCAACCAGAATCTTCTTGTTGACTTAAACAAATTAAGCAATGAAATTATCCAATTTCAAAAGCTTGTAGATCGCAATGCTTCTCCAAACGAAATTGTAGAACAGTTTAAAAAATCACGTTTATTCTATAAAAAAGTAGAATGGGCAATTGAGTATTTTATTCCTGAAACGGCTCGCTTTATGAATGGCCCAGCCTTGGATGAAATGGAATTGGAAGAAAACAGATCTTTTGAGCCACATGGTTTTCAAGTAATCGAAGATATGATTTATCCTGAATATAAAATCGAAGATAAAGAAAATGTAATAAGAGAATTGAATATTTTTCAATCTAACATAAAGCAGTTGAAAACTACATTTGAAGTAATCACTATTTCTGATGATTATGTTTTGGATGCACTTGAACAAAATATATTTCGTGTTATTGCTTTAGGAATTACAGGTTTTGACAGTCCAATTTTACAATCTTCAATTCCTGAGGCGGGAGAAAGTTTATTATCAATTTCTAAACCTCTTGAAATCATTAATTCCGATAATAAATCATTAGTAGATTTAAAGAAGTTAATCGCAGCAGCACAGCAATATTGTAAAGAAAACAATAATTTCAATGCTTTTGACAGAGCCTTTTTTATTACAGAATATTTGAATCCGATTTCGAAAAAAATTAAAACTTTTCAGAAAGAACTGAACATTAAAAACGTAAAAAAAACAAGTCCATTAAAACCCGAAATTGAAACTTTGTTTGACAAAAATGCCTTTGATGTAAATGCGTTTGTACTTTCTAAAGATTACAATTACACAACAGATAAAGCTAAATTGGGAGAAAAACTGTTTTATGACACCAACCTTTCAAAAAATAACGACAGAAGCTGTGCAAGTTGCCATCATCCAGAAAAAGCATTTACAGATGGTTTAAAAACAAACGTTTCATTAACAGGATCTAATCTTGCACGAAACACACCTACTCTTACGTATGCTTCTTTACAAAATGCTCAATTTTGGGATATGCGCCAATTAGACTTAGAGAAGCAAAGTGTAGATGTAATTCAGAATAAAGATGAAATGCATGGCTCAATGGATGCCATTCATGCTAAAATTCTATTGAATAACGAATATATCAGCCTTTTCAAGAAAGCATTTCCAAAAACTTCAAAACCTGAAGCCTGGCAGATTCAAAATGCTATTGCGAGTTATGTACGTTCTTTAAATGCTTTCGATTCAAGATTTGACGAATACATGAGAGGAAACAAAAACGCTTTGAACAATCAGGAAATAGAAGGAATGAATCTCTTTATGGGAAAAGCAAAATGTGCCACCTGTCACTTTACTCCTTTGTTTAACGGAACTGTTCCTCCGAGTTATTCTAAAAGCGAACATGAAGTTATCGGGACTCCTCAAGATGTTTCCGGTAAGAAATTGAGCGTAGATCAAGGGCGATATTTATACAATAAAATGCCTCAATTGGTTGGCGCTTTTAAAACTCCAACGGTTCGAAATGCAGCCATAACAGCTCCTTATATGCACAATGGTGTTTTTAAGACTTTAGAAGAAGTCGTTGATTTTTACAACAAAGGAGGCGGTCAAGGTTTAGGCTACGAAGTCGAAAACCAAACACTGCCATTTGATGAACTAAAAATGACTAAAATGGAAGAAAAAGCACTTGTTGCTTTTATGAAAACACTTACGGACAAAAAATACCAATAA
- a CDS encoding PolC-type DNA polymerase III, with amino-acid sequence MSLFNFWKKEENNLFDESITIEETRFVVLDTETTGFDYENDRILCIGALVLQNGIISIQESFEVYLEQDHYDKSTAQIHGILKAFVIQRPTELEALQQFLDFLGDSIIIAHHTIFDVTMINKALERNGLPHLTNKTLDTAYLYKKTLIQSHLFERKDHYTLDDLADKFDISKKDRHTALGDAYITAIAFLKIVKKLREKKAINLNQLFKP; translated from the coding sequence ATGAGTTTATTTAATTTTTGGAAAAAAGAGGAAAACAATCTATTTGATGAAAGCATTACGATCGAAGAAACTCGTTTTGTGGTTTTAGATACCGAAACAACTGGTTTTGATTACGAAAATGACCGTATTCTATGCATTGGTGCATTAGTTCTTCAGAATGGTATTATTTCTATTCAAGAAAGTTTCGAAGTGTATTTAGAACAAGATCATTACGATAAATCGACCGCTCAAATTCATGGAATTCTAAAAGCATTTGTGATCCAGCGTCCAACCGAATTAGAAGCGTTGCAGCAGTTTCTAGATTTTCTAGGAGACTCCATTATCATTGCACATCATACTATTTTTGATGTTACCATGATTAATAAAGCTTTAGAAAGAAACGGACTTCCTCATCTCACTAATAAAACCTTAGACACAGCTTATTTGTATAAAAAGACTTTGATTCAATCTCATTTATTTGAACGAAAGGATCATTATACCTTAGATGATCTTGCAGACAAATTTGATATTTCTAAAAAAGATCGCCACACAGCACTTGGTGATGCCTACATTACTGCCATTGCGTTTCTTAAGATTGTAAAGAAATTGCGAGAGAAAAAAGCAATTAATTTAAATCAGCTTTTCAAACCTTAA
- the tssD gene encoding type VI secretion system tube protein TssD: MSFLSKLHIDGEEYNVLEFNIGFKQEIDTTSKPTGNAKGGVIKMIIEASQNSHFLSWMLNGDLTKDGKIVFYRRDALSKMKELTFTKAFCIGYDEQFTSTTEIPMRITMELVAKELTFGDAKFSNNWIALD, encoded by the coding sequence ATGAGTTTTTTATCTAAATTACATATAGACGGCGAAGAATATAATGTTCTTGAATTTAATATTGGCTTTAAACAAGAAATAGATACAACAAGTAAACCCACCGGTAACGCAAAAGGCGGCGTGATCAAAATGATCATAGAAGCAAGCCAGAACAGTCATTTTTTATCCTGGATGCTAAATGGGGATTTAACCAAAGACGGAAAAATTGTTTTTTACAGAAGAGATGCTTTAAGCAAAATGAAAGAACTTACGTTTACTAAAGCATTTTGCATTGGCTATGATGAACAATTTACAAGCACTACCGAAATACCAATGCGAATTACGATGGAATTAGTAGCAAAAGAATTGACTTTTGGAGACGCTAAATTCTCAAATAACTGGATTGCTTTAGATTAA
- a CDS encoding GPW/gp25 family protein, with the protein MKGAFYKLPIDFNSVMQKKELEKTSIEHSIAQQVILLATTTFGECKFDETFGSKIWEIDFDLLMNENTLKDIISKTMKQSLLFHEKRIKVKELKVELSETMYLVDDVSRAKKKVDIIIEATIKSTNRDFDFRGYFFVGPLSYK; encoded by the coding sequence ATGAAAGGAGCATTTTACAAACTGCCTATAGACTTTAATAGCGTAATGCAAAAAAAGGAGTTAGAAAAAACTTCAATAGAACATTCTATTGCTCAACAGGTTATTTTATTGGCTACAACTACATTTGGCGAGTGCAAGTTTGATGAAACGTTTGGGTCAAAAATTTGGGAGATTGATTTTGACTTATTGATGAATGAAAATACGCTCAAAGACATCATTTCAAAAACAATGAAACAATCCCTTCTTTTTCATGAAAAGAGAATAAAAGTAAAAGAACTTAAGGTAGAATTATCCGAAACTATGTATTTGGTTGATGATGTAAGCAGAGCCAAAAAGAAAGTTGATATTATAATTGAAGCAACTATAAAAAGTACTAACAGAGATTTTGATTTTAGGGGATACTTTTTTGTTGGGCCATTATCATATAAGTAG
- a CDS encoding PhoX family protein — translation MKANFLKSITLLGIAGLSVISCQNDDKDSNSVNASIDFTSHSKVPPFVYPMTGFENLKISTLIASTDVLPESPSFVYGAQPDGAGLMKNPNGDGYIMITNHEILQSVSRVYLDKTFKPVKGDYIVDGVGGLTRLCSATLATPEIHGFGPIFLTAGESGQESMVHGINPLGQSSDKARKDRVLPALGKASMENAVPLPKEAYPGKTVILIGEDQSYATSHVSAGQLIMYVSTVGDLSNGKLYALKRTDGNQVETDIKLNNSYPVEFVEIPNAKNLTGAVINTTVNELKAIRFSRVEDVDYRKGSASNNREVYFTATGQATNNAPVDGYTMWGRVYKVKLDATNPLKGTLELAVEGDSTPGTGIINPDNLCVTENYVYIQEDGDSYYADAKHDSYIWQYSIATKQNKPWLNMNHKRTDAAWNTLYNQTGEMRLGSWEFGAMEDISDIIGVPDTFTVNIHPHTWQSDAFKNADGSGTQTNKEGGQTVIIRNVQR, via the coding sequence ATGAAAGCTAACTTTTTAAAATCAATTACCTTGCTTGGAATTGCAGGCCTTTCTGTAATAAGCTGCCAAAATGATGACAAAGATTCGAATAGTGTAAATGCTAGTATCGATTTTACTTCGCATTCAAAAGTGCCACCTTTTGTTTATCCAATGACAGGTTTTGAAAATCTAAAAATCAGTACTTTAATTGCTAGTACAGATGTTCTTCCAGAATCTCCTTCTTTTGTTTATGGCGCACAGCCTGATGGAGCTGGATTAATGAAAAATCCAAATGGTGATGGATATATCATGATTACTAACCACGAAATTCTTCAATCTGTATCAAGAGTTTATTTAGACAAAACTTTTAAACCTGTAAAAGGTGATTATATTGTTGATGGTGTTGGTGGCTTAACTCGTTTATGTTCTGCTACATTGGCAACTCCAGAAATTCACGGATTTGGACCAATCTTCTTAACTGCTGGCGAAAGCGGACAAGAAAGTATGGTACACGGAATCAATCCGTTGGGACAATCTTCAGATAAAGCAAGAAAAGATAGGGTTTTACCAGCTTTAGGAAAAGCGAGTATGGAAAATGCTGTTCCGCTTCCTAAAGAAGCTTATCCAGGGAAAACTGTTATACTAATTGGCGAAGATCAGTCGTACGCGACTTCACACGTAAGTGCTGGACAATTAATTATGTATGTAAGTACTGTTGGCGATTTGTCTAACGGAAAATTATATGCTTTAAAAAGAACCGATGGCAATCAAGTTGAAACTGATATCAAATTAAATAACAGTTATCCAGTTGAATTTGTTGAAATTCCAAATGCAAAAAATCTTACCGGCGCTGTTATCAATACAACTGTTAACGAATTAAAAGCAATTCGTTTTTCTAGAGTTGAAGATGTAGATTACAGAAAAGGAAGCGCAAGCAACAATAGAGAAGTTTATTTTACTGCTACAGGTCAAGCAACCAACAATGCTCCTGTTGACGGTTACACGATGTGGGGAAGAGTTTACAAAGTGAAACTAGATGCTACAAATCCGTTAAAAGGAACTTTAGAACTAGCTGTTGAAGGTGACAGCACACCAGGAACTGGAATCATTAACCCAGATAACTTATGTGTAACTGAAAACTACGTTTACATTCAAGAGGATGGTGACAGCTACTACGCCGATGCTAAACACGATTCATATATCTGGCAATATAGCATTGCTACGAAGCAAAATAAACCTTGGTTAAACATGAACCACAAAAGAACCGATGCAGCCTGGAATACTTTATACAACCAAACTGGCGAAATGAGATTAGGAAGCTGGGAGTTTGGTGCTATGGAAGATATTTCAGATATCATTGGCGTTCCAGATACTTTTACAGTAAACATTCACCCGCACACATGGCAAAGTGATGCATTCAAAAATGCAGACGGTTCGGGAACTCAAACCAACAAAGAGGGTGGACAAACTGTAATTATAAGAAACGTACAGAGATAA
- the tssD gene encoding type VI secretion system tube protein TssD → MSFLTSLTVAGKDYKVLNVSYDLAQETDASGRPSTVTRGGRIMIEVESTGSTELFEWMTNNFERKDGSVKFIKRDSNATLKELKFTEAYMVKYKENFDHNSENPLTETFMISARKISMGGGEFDNAWV, encoded by the coding sequence ATGTCGTTTTTAACATCATTAACAGTAGCAGGAAAAGATTACAAAGTATTAAACGTAAGTTATGATTTAGCTCAAGAAACAGATGCTTCTGGGCGCCCATCTACAGTAACACGTGGAGGAAGAATCATGATCGAAGTTGAATCAACTGGAAGTACTGAATTGTTTGAATGGATGACTAACAATTTCGAAAGAAAAGACGGGTCAGTAAAATTCATCAAACGTGATTCAAATGCTACTTTAAAAGAGCTAAAGTTTACAGAAGCTTACATGGTTAAGTACAAAGAAAACTTTGATCATAACAGTGAAAATCCATTAACGGAAACTTTTATGATTTCTGCTCGTAAAATTTCGATGGGTGGAGGAGAATTTGATAATGCTTGGGTATAA